The genomic window AATGGGTGAGTTACCTCTCTTTCGACGAGAGTGCCAGGCAGGGCATTGGCATTTCTATCTCCCTTCTGTGGATAGAAGCGAATGTGGTGTCTTTTCGTGGCGACAATCACCGTGAACTTGGGGGGCTGCGCGTTTGGTGCTTTCTCCCGGAGATAAGTCTTGATCTCCCGAATTTCTTGGTCCAAGACTTGAGCAAATTGTCCCTCCGCAACACCATCTCGAAAGTAAATGATATGCTTTGGAAAGGCGCCCTCGTGACCAGCCATCCAATACTTGACCAACTGTCCAAACATAACATGGATATTGGCAGCGGTAAGCATTTCCACACGGTATCCGTTGGATTCCACCACAGCAGCATACCTATTTGCGTCTCGATCAATAGACATGGTCATGGCGCCAGTAGACGGCGAGCCACCTCCAGGAGCCCCATGCGAGATGTCAACGCCAATAATCATTGTTGGGCGATCCTTGGGGAAGTAAGTCGGCGAGCTTTTCCATGGAGGAAGTGTGCGAGAGGTAGCTCCCCCAAGCTTGGCATTGACCTTCATGCACACATTAGAATGGTACTGCCCATTATTGTTGGCAACGGCCGAGCCATTGACAACCTGAGAAAGAATGCCGAATCGGCAATCTGCAGACTTCTTCAGCCGTTCATAATGTGGGCTGTTCTTGTGCTGAACAACGACGAAAAGCAGCTGGGTATAGCCCCTCTGCAGACAGATTTGCTTATGGGCCCAGGCAATGGCTTGAGCGACATCGTTCTTGACGTCTCCCGGCACGTTCAATAACAGGGCATCTGCTGGGCATTTGCCTCCATGCGCAAGAAATGCGTTGCGAAATGTCTTCGCAAAGTTTTGCAACTGCTGGTACCCAACACAAGCATCCATAACGATAAACGCCCAATTCTGCAACGGCGCAACGTTCTGTTTCCAGAACTTCTTACCTCGAAGATCCCAGCGACCAGCAAACTTGGGGTCTGCATTTCCCTGGCCAAAGTTGACTTGAGGAGGAGGTAGAATCCGAGCATCGGTCTTGGTGAATGTAGGCTCGAATTCAACTCCATACATTTTCAAGTATGGATCTGTTGAGAGCTGAAGGCCCTTGTAATTGTTCTCAGTGTCAGCCCGACGTTGCTGGGGCTTTGTGACTGCAATTTTGATCATGGCAGCCGTTTGGTCCGGCGTCAGCTTGAAAGCGTAACGCTGCATGGGCTCGATGATGGCAAACTCCATAGGAATAAAGCCCCCCTTTCCAGCAAAGATAAGAGGCAAACTGGGGTTCTTCAGATGTACCTTATACTTTTGCTTGTAATAGTCGGCAACAGAAATCTGAGTTCCATTGCATTCAAAAGTGACAGTTCTGGCAGTGGCGCCTTCGCCTCCATACTTTTCATCAAAAGCAAAGTCCATGATGGTATACACTTTGTCACTTGCAGGTCGATTGGCGTGTGTGACAGTAAATTTGAGCTTTCTCAGTTTTCGCAAATGCTTGAATGCATCCGATGACTGATATCTACCCTCATTATTTCGCACAGGTCGAAGCACTTGACCAATAGTCGAAGGATTGAGGCCTCTCCATTTGCGATCGCACAAAACGAGGAAGTTACACATAAGTTGGTCGACTGGCTGTGGCCCAGTCCAGAAGACAGTGTTGGCAACATCAACGTTCAGAGCCAGGCCGGTTCCGCCACGAGTAATGTTGTGGCTCATGCGAATAGATGCGTAAGTCCCTTTGTGAACTTCCAGTACGTTACCATCCAAAAGAGGTCGACCACTTCCCGAGGCACTGTAGAAGTTTCTTTTGATAGCTGTCATATGTTGCGATGGCCATTGGCGCAGGAGATGGTCCATAAAATTGAGGGCCACCTGGACATTGGTGTTGAACTGAATCTTGCGATCCAAATAGCCTTGAATCGCACCAATATGGACTTCGGTTGTGGCCCGAAGGGTCACATGAAACCGAGCTCCTTCTCGGGCCTGAGCCCCTGGTGGTCGCTTACCCTCGTCCAGGTCGACAGTGAAGCGAAGCTCGCCACGATCAACCTTGCCTGGAGCCCAAGCGAGTTTACGACCATCGAAGATCCACATGTTGTATTGGTACTTTTGCAACGCAGCCTTCGTAGCTGTGTTTGTCCAAATCTTTTTCATCAAGACAGACTTTCGTTCATTGTCTGGGGAAATAATCACCTATGCGTTGTTTAGCTGCCATTTTTCAGATAGAAAAGATAAACAGTTTGACATCTTACGTCGTATTGATAGATCTTTTGCGCGAAATCGAACTTTTTCATTCGATATTGGTTAACTTCAATCACGGCATTGCTACCTTCTGTATTGAACTTGTTCCCTCTCA from Metarhizium brunneum chromosome 2, complete sequence includes these protein-coding regions:
- the ago1 gene encoding Protein argonaute, whose amino-acid sequence is MSDRGRSPGPSGQGSSGSRLPSRAPQGSAPGSRTGSPSRSGQAAAGWVSGPGYDPAKPATQPDKGNTRMELPPDAYVTEGQKDLFALRGNKFNTEGSNAVIEVNQYRMKKFDFAQKIYQYDVIISPDNERKSVLMKKIWTNTATKAALQKYQYNMWIFDGRKLAWAPGKVDRGELRFTVDLDEGKRPPGAQAREGARFHVTLRATTEVHIGAIQGYLDRKIQFNTNVQVALNFMDHLLRQWPSQHMTAIKRNFYSASGSGRPLLDGNVLEVHKGTYASIRMSHNITRGGTGLALNVDVANTVFWTGPQPVDQLMCNFLVLCDRKWRGLNPSTIGQVLRPVRNNEGRYQSSDAFKHLRKLRKLKFTVTHANRPASDKVYTIMDFAFDEKYGGEGATARTVTFECNGTQISVADYYKQKYKVHLKNPSLPLIFAGKGGFIPMEFAIIEPMQRYAFKLTPDQTAAMIKIAVTKPQQRRADTENNYKGLQLSTDPYLKMYGVEFEPTFTKTDARILPPPQVNFGQGNADPKFAGRWDLRGKKFWKQNVAPLQNWAFIVMDACVGYQQLQNFAKTFRNAFLAHGGKCPADALLLNVPGDVKNDVAQAIAWAHKQICLQRGYTQLLFVVVQHKNSPHYERLKKSADCRFGILSQVVNGSAVANNNGQYHSNVCMKVNAKLGGATSRTLPPWKSSPTYFPKDRPTMIIGVDISHGAPGGGSPSTGAMTMSIDRDANRYAAVVESNGYRVEMLTAANIHVMFGQLVKYWMAGHEGAFPKHIIYFRDGVAEGQFAQVLDQEIREIKTYLREKAPNAQPPKFTVIVATKRHHIRFYPQKGDRNANALPGTLVEREVTHPFMWDFYMCSHVAIQGTARPVHYHVILDEMGIPVNDLQKMIYHQCYSYARSTTPVSLHPAVYYAHLACARARAHENVASSEGFRAGAKGHEMIRDQVAMGQTMEGPSRGIDAPPLLQLGGKPEGDKPPADGEMRQRDFIRGTMWYI